A section of the Clostridium felsineum DSM 794 genome encodes:
- a CDS encoding LCP family protein, with translation MKNKKEKKFGIVKSIFIIFFVLIFGLGAAGGAYFFSKTSKMKKTEISKKPTDLGISNKTQTDLSKYKDSVNIALFGVDRRLKTDISRSDAIMVLTMDSEHKKLKISSIMRDTYVKVDGHGMTKITHAYAYGGPQLAIKTINENFNLNIKNYVTVDFYALEKIIDKLNGVEIDVQPDEIKYLNSYIDEVSKYEKVTPNHVTSSGKQLLDGRQAVAYSRIRYTAGGDFERTERQRTVLMAVFNKLQGQGKGNMLSILDEVLPYTETNLSGVDIAGYSTKFISSNMSTIDQERFPIDGYCSGAMIDNVWYLKTDLGVTADQMRKYIFDDIKPTAKTSLVDIPAK, from the coding sequence ATGAAAAACAAAAAAGAAAAGAAATTCGGAATTGTTAAATCAATTTTTATTATATTCTTTGTTTTGATTTTTGGTTTAGGTGCAGCAGGCGGAGCGTATTTTTTCTCTAAGACAAGTAAAATGAAGAAGACAGAAATATCAAAAAAACCTACAGACCTTGGAATATCGAATAAAACACAAACAGATTTAAGTAAGTATAAGGACAGTGTAAATATAGCACTATTTGGAGTTGATAGACGTTTAAAAACAGATATTTCTCGTTCAGATGCTATTATGGTTTTAACAATGGATTCTGAGCATAAAAAACTAAAAATTTCTTCCATAATGAGAGATACCTATGTAAAGGTTGATGGACATGGAATGACTAAAATAACACATGCCTATGCTTATGGTGGACCACAGCTTGCGATAAAAACTATAAATGAAAATTTTAATTTAAATATTAAGAATTATGTAACAGTTGACTTTTATGCTCTTGAAAAAATTATTGATAAGTTAAATGGTGTTGAAATAGATGTTCAACCTGATGAAATAAAGTATCTTAACTCATATATAGATGAAGTATCAAAGTACGAAAAGGTTACTCCTAATCATGTGACTTCTTCTGGAAAACAGCTTTTAGATGGAAGACAAGCAGTTGCATATTCAAGAATAAGGTATACAGCAGGTGGTGACTTTGAAAGAACTGAAAGACAAAGGACGGTACTTATGGCAGTATTCAATAAACTTCAAGGACAGGGAAAAGGAAATATGTTAAGCATACTTGATGAAGTACTTCCATATACAGAAACAAATTTAAGTGGAGTTGATATTGCTGGCTATAGTACAAAATTTATTTCATCAAATATGAGTACTATAGATCAAGAGAGATTTCCTATAGACGGTTATTGTAGTGGTGCCATGATAGACAATGTTTGGTATCTTAAAACGGATTTAGGGGTTACGGCTGACCAAATGAGAAAATATATATTTGATGATATAAAGCCTACAGCTAAAACTTCACTTGTTGATATACCAGCTAAATAG